GTGGCAGCAAGCCGTTGCCCTGACCGGCTTTATCGGTATGACGCTGGCCGCGATGCTCGCCATTATCCTGAAGCCCCAACGCTGGCGCATGACTTCACTGGTTGCCCACCTCCAGCAGAGTGGGCTCAATGCCGTGCCGATCGTGGCACTGCTGACGTTTCTGGTTGGGGCTGTGGTGGCTTTTCTCGGTGCCACCGTGCTGGCGGACTTTGGCGCCAGTATTTACACAGTAGACCTGGTTGCCTTCTCGTTTCTAAGGGAGTTTGGCGTACTGCTGACTGCCATCCTCATGGCGGGCCGAACAGCCAGTGCCTTTACCGCCCAAATCGGCTCAATGAAAGCCAACGAGGAAATTGATGCCATTCGTACACTCGGCCTCAATCCGATGGAATTGCTGGTGTTGCCACGTGTGTTCGCCCTGCTGATTGCCCTGCCGATTCTGACTTTTATCGCCATGCTCAGCGGCCTGCTCGGTGGTGCGGTGGTCAGCGCACTGAGCCTGGATATTTCCCCGACGCTGTACCTGAGCATGCTCAAAGAGGACATCGAGCTGCGACACTTCTTTGTCGGCCTCGGCAAGGCTCCGCTGTTCGCCTTTCTGATCGCGGTGATTGGCTGCCTTGAGGGCTTCAAGGTGACCGGCAGCGCACAGTCGGTGGGCGAGCGAACCACCAGCAGCGTGGTGCAGTCAATTTTCGTGGTCATCCTGTTGGATGCCCTTGCCGCACTGTTCCTGATGGAGATGGGCTGGTGACGAAAGAGTCCATCATCGAAGTCCGTCATCTGGTTAATCGCTTTGGCAGCCAGACCGTGCACCAGAACCTCAACCTTGATCTGTATCGGGGTGAGATTCTCGGCGTGGTAGGCGGCTCAGGCACGGGTAAGTCAGTCCTTCTGCGTAGTATTCTGGGCTTGCGCCAAGCCAATGAGGGCACGGTCCATGTATTCGGTGAGGAGTTGCTGGCACTGCCAACCGAACGCCGCTCGGAATTAGAGAGACGCTTTGGCGTGCTGTATCAGCGCGGAGCCCTGTTCTCCTCACTAACGGTGACTGAAAATATCGCCTTACCTCTGATTGAACATGCAGGTCTGAGTCGCACCAGCGCTGAACGGCTGGCTCAGGTGAAGCTGGCCTTGGTCGGACTGCCGCTGGAGGCGGGCGATAAATACCCCACAGAACTGTCTGGCGGAATGGTCAAACGCGCCGCGTTGGCCCGCGCGTTGGCACTGGAGCCTGACATCCTGTTTCTGGACGAACCGACCGCAGGGCTGGACCCCATCAGCGCGGCAGCGTTTGATCAGTTGATTCTAACCCTACGCGATGCGCTGGGCTTAAGCGTGTTTCTGGTCACCCATGATCTGGACACGCTATACACCATCTGCGACCGGGTAGCGGTGCTGGCAGAAAAACACGTGCTGGTGGCTGACCGCCTGGATGTGGTCGCCGCGTATGACAACGCCTGGATTCATGATTATTTTCACGGCCCCCGCGGACGCGCCGCCGGACAAGCCGCCCGTGACATATCGAGGAGAAGTTGAATGGAGCCCCGTGCCCATCATGTACTGATCGGTTTGTTCACCCTCATCGCATTGGCAGCAGCCCTGGCCTTTGCCCTGTGGCTGAACCACTCCAGCTCCGATGAAGAGATGAACGACTATGTGGTGATCTTCAATGAAGCGGTGACAGGCCTGACGCCCGGCAGTGTTGTGCAATACAGCGGCATCAAAGTCGGCGATGTGCTGAGTCTGTCCCTGGATAAGGATGATCCGCGCAAAGTCCGCGCGCACATCCGTGTGACCGCCTCAACCCCGATTCGCCGTGACACCCGCGCGCGCCTTTCGATCACCAGCATTACCGGTGCAGCACTGATTCAACTGCATGGCGGTACACCGCACAGCCCCAAACTGAAAGGTGAAGATGGCAATCCTGGGGAGATCGTCGCTGACCCTTCGCCGTTGACGCGACTCATGTCCAACGGTGAGGACTTGGTGCTCAATGTCACCAGCTTGCTCAATCGCGCCAATGACCTGTTCTCCGACGCCAACATCGAGCACATCACCCACTCGCTGGAAAACATTGAGCAAACCACCGCGAGCATCGCCGGCCAGCGTGAAGAGCTGCGCACGGCTCTGCAACAGATGAGCAGCGCCAGCCGTGAGGCCGCCGAGCTGATGCGAAATGCTAACGCCCTGCTGAGTAATCAGGGCCGAGATGCGATGGATAATGCCCAACGCACTCTGGCGTCACTGGAGCGCAGCAGTAGCGTGGTAGAGCAGCTGCTTAACGACAACCGCAACGCCATCAATGGGGGTATGCAAGGTATGAGCGAGCTTGGCCCAACAATCGCTGAACTGCGTAAAACCCTAAACAATCTGCAATCTTTTACCCGCCGCCTTGAAGAAGACCCAGCCGGTTATCTGCTACGCAATGACAGCATTAAGGAGTTCCAGCCATGAAGCCCACTCGTCTTCTGCTGACATTGGCCTTGCTGGGCGGCTGCTCAATTCTGCCTGAAAGTGAGCCGTTGGATATTTACCCCCTGCCAGCCAAAGAGCTGCCCGCACAAAGCCCGACCGTCAATTGGGCACTAAAGGTAGAAACACCCAACAGCGAGCGCATGCTAGATAGCACACGCATATTGGTTGTACCCAAGGCTGCCCACATCAATGCATACCAGGGCGCACGCTGGAGTGAACATGCACCGGAGTTAGTGCGAAATCGCCTGCTGGATGCATTTCGTGATGACGGACGCATTCAAGCGTTGAGCAGTGACGAACAAAACCTCTATGCAGACCTTGCCTTGACCAGCACCCTGCGGCGATTTAACAGCCGGTATGAGGATGGCATCGTCAGTACGCAGATCCAGTTGGACGCACAACTGGTGAATGTCCGAGATCAAAGCATTGTTGCCAGTCGGCGCTTTAAAGTGAGCACGCCTAGCGCAACCGCGCAGATCGGCCAAGTCGTCGCTGCATTTGGCACGGCCGCTGACGAGCTCAGCCAGCAGGTTATTCACTGGGTTGTAGAGACAGGTTCTGGACTAGCCTTGGCCCAGCCGCCAAAGTGACAGCCCCGCGGGGCTACAGGCTATCGAAATAGGCAATGACAACGATCAGCGTTAGCGATTTCCCAGACCTCAGATAGCAGTCTAGGATTAGTACTGCTCCTGATAACAAACGCATAAGCGGCGTCGAATAAGGTTATTCAGACCTCGCAAACAGAGCTCAAAACTTGCACTGCAAACAGGTAACTCTCATGCGCATATTCGCTCTTGCATTATCACTGCTCGCCTTTTCCAGCTGGGTACAAGCCAATGACTCTCAGGCCGATACGTACCGCTACGGCAACAAGCTGGATATTGCCCGTGTCCTGTCCATCAAGCACCCTCAGGATAGCCAAATCTGCCAGCCTGGGACTGCGGTCATGACCTATGAAGACTCCAAAGGCCAAGTCCGCAAACTGTCGTATCAGACCTTCTCAGAGAACTGTCTGATCCAGAATTGATGGGTTTGTTAGGACCGCTCGAAGCCGCCCCACGGCGGCTTCAAATCACCGCTGAACTTAAGCAGGCAGCGTCAAGGTAAATACGGCTCCGCCACCTTCGGCATTCATCACCTCAAGTGATCCTCCGTGCCACTCTGCAAGCGTACGGGCGATGGGCAGACCGAGGCCTATACCTGCCACGCTCAGGTTGTTTTCAGAGCGGTAAAAACGCTCGAAAATCAGCGACTTTTCTTGCTCAGACACACCCGGCCCATAGTCGCGTACAGCACACTTAAAATGTCCGCCTTGGCGCACCAGGGAAATTTCAATTGGGTATCCTGGCGGGCTGTATTTGTGTGCGTTTGAAACAAGATTACAGATGATTTCGATACACCACGTCTTGTCGCAATTCACTGTAAAGTCTGTGTTTTTCCCGTCCTGATGACGGCGAATCTCACGATCATGCAGTAAATCGCCAAAGCGCTCCAAAGACGACTCGACCAACTCAAGCCAGTTGCAAGGCTGTAGATCCAAACGCCTCTCACCGTCACTGCCGTTCACCCCTTCATCCAGACGCAAACCTTCAAGCACCCGACCAATCAGGTAGTTGAGGTGGTTGACTGAGTTCCGGATCAGTTGCGAGCGCTCCTTCACGCTGGCCTCGTGAAGCGTTGCGTCGGTGAGCTGGCGCTTGAGCCGCTGGGCTGTTGAATCAATCACGGCAAGCGGGGTACGAAGTTGATGAGACATCAGCGAAACAAAGTCCCGGTAACGCATGCGTACCGAGCGCTCCTGCTGAAGCACCTCAAGCAAACGCTGGGTTTGTAAGTGCTGAAGTTGCAGGGCTTCCTTGGCCTGCGTGGCCATTCGCAGATTGCGCAACATTTGCCAACATAGCAGCGATCCTGCAACTAGCAGTCCAACGACCGTCAAGATCACTTGAAGTACTAATCGGCGGTGATCCTCACGGCGCCGGCCTGCATCTTCGCGCTCAGCAAGCATGACAGTATTGCCAACCTGACGCAGCGTTCTGGTGACAAGCTCGTAGTTGATGGGCAGGTGATCCAAACTGAAAATGACATCGCGGATGCGAGCGTCCACACCACTGCGCTGCATGTAGCGCAGTTGAGGCCCCTGATTCAGGATCATCAAGCTGGATTTGAGTAAATCAAGATGAAGCGCGAGGTCCGACTTGGAGTCCGCAGTAGGCGGTGACACCTGTGCAGCGCGCTCCAGTTGAACACTCTGGTACACACTCTGGCTGATTGCCCAGACCATATTCTCGCCAATGTCAGCGCTTATCTCAGATTGCAGATTAAGCAGCTTGTATAGGGCATAGCCCAGCATCAGCGCAAATATCAGGATCGCCGCGAATGCCAGGCTTCGTACTTGCCGTTGTCGCTTCATCTGCTGCGAGTACGTAGCTCGGAAACCGCAGCAGGCAAACTGGGAATCGCCCACCCCGTGGAAAGAATCAGCGCCACCAACTCCGACTGACGTGTCACGCAGGTTTTTGAAAAAATATTGCGTAAGTGGAACGCCACAGTCGTCGAAGAAACTCCCAGCTCGTGGGAAACATCTTCAGTACGCATGCCTTGAGCCATCAACAAGGCAACATTGGCCTCGGTGGGGGTCAAACCAAACACTTCGCGCAATGTCCCCACATCCGGCAAGGTGCGGCTGTAAGTCGAAGACAGAAACACAGCTAACAAGCAGGTGGAGTCACCTTTTGCGTATCCATCATCCAGACACACAACGCTCGCGGCTACAGCTGCATCGCCACTGTGACGCTCCATCGCAAGCGATTTGCGCTCTCCAGCGGTTTTAAGATCAGCCAGTGCCTTAGCGATTTTCTCGGCGCTGCTTGCCTTAAAGGCCGGCCAGCAAAGCGCTCCACCGGCATTTACCTGCCAAAGGTTTTCTTCCGCAGAGATGTGCTTGGCTTTGGGTGTTGCATAGAACAAATGGCCACGCTGGTCACACAACAGCACAGCACCCGGTAGCTGATCAAATACGCCGCTGAGTCGTGACAAAATATCCTGCTGGCCCCGCTGCGCGTGGCTTCTGAAGCGAGCAACTTGCGCCAGCCGCGACTCGATGGTGGCCAGCAACATGTCGTAGTCCACTGGCTTGACCAAGTAATCATCAACGCCTTGGCGCTTGGCTTCAAGCAAAGCGTCACGCTGGCCGAGTGCAGTCAGAAACAGAAAAGGCGTTTCAGCTAAATCGGGCCGTTGAGTGCGTAGGTACTGATGGATGAAGTAGCCATCACGCTGGGCATCGCCCCCCAGCATAACGTCACTTAAAATCAGATCCGGTCGCGTGAACTCAAGGTGCGCAAGCGCCTCGTCCACTGAGCGAGCCGCCAACACTTGATAGTTGGCGCTCTCCAGCTCCTCACAAAGATCGCGCAACAAAGTCGCCTCATCCTCGATGCATAAAATACACGCACGCATCACAGGTACTCTCAGGGCTCAATGACAATGGTTCGAAGCATCCAAGCCCAGCGATGATCGACGCGGGAATCCTGAAGCTCCTCATGCTGGTCACGGGGATAGACCACCCAAAGCGGCCCTTTGGTGCTGCGGGTCAAAGCCTTGCCGTCCTGCTCATACGCGACAATGACATCCCAGGTCAGAAAGTCCCTGATCGCGACCTTCACCTCGTATTCGTTCAAGGCAATAAGTCTGGCTGTAGCTGTCTCAGCGACTGGCTTATCCAATAGGCTCAGTACATCCCGTAGCAGTGGCCCTTTAAATTCCCTAACGCCATCGGTCCAGGCGGTCGACGTACGTAGCTGTTGTTGCGGCAAAGACTCGATCTGCTCCCGGGTGATATCGAGGGTTTGGTCCGCACTGCGCACAGAAAGCAGCACCTCTGCGTGGGATACGGGACCACACATCACGCTCAACACGAAAATGACAAATACAGCCCACAACCTGGGCCGAGATTGACGGCTTATCCGAGCCGAGCAAAAGCCTAGAACGCTTAGAGTAGTTCTGTTTGAAGAGATGAGAGACACCGAAATTACCCTTGGTTAACTCCGGCGATAGAGCAGTTCCTTGCGCAGGTATCGCCAAGCTTTTTGTTATCGCTGCTCACGACCGCAAAACGCACTGCGTTTCTGTAGCCGGTCTAAGCCATTACCCAGGTGGGAACCTTCCAGGTTTCCGCCTGAGCCAAAAACCAAACTGATAGAGATTAAAAAAAATCAATCAATACCAATGTGGAATATGAATTTCGTCTGGAATGGATTAAACCGCTCTTTGGTGACGTTTTACCAGCGCCGGAAGCAC
The Pseudomonas mendocina DNA segment above includes these coding regions:
- a CDS encoding ABC transporter permease, encoding MTTPYITVPSPTDETASLLIGGDWTLAHYATLEPLVHGQRQHVSANIAVDLSQLGALDTAGAALLVELLGSQRLAEVASTGLSKERRGLLMAVGTAMADKCDTPPARPVPLWRELLGQIGRGVEDLWQQAVALTGFIGMTLAAMLAIILKPQRWRMTSLVAHLQQSGLNAVPIVALLTFLVGAVVAFLGATVLADFGASIYTVDLVAFSFLREFGVLLTAILMAGRTASAFTAQIGSMKANEEIDAIRTLGLNPMELLVLPRVFALLIALPILTFIAMLSGLLGGAVVSALSLDISPTLYLSMLKEDIELRHFFVGLGKAPLFAFLIAVIGCLEGFKVTGSAQSVGERTTSSVVQSIFVVILLDALAALFLMEMGW
- a CDS encoding ATP-binding cassette domain-containing protein, with the translated sequence MTKESIIEVRHLVNRFGSQTVHQNLNLDLYRGEILGVVGGSGTGKSVLLRSILGLRQANEGTVHVFGEELLALPTERRSELERRFGVLYQRGALFSSLTVTENIALPLIEHAGLSRTSAERLAQVKLALVGLPLEAGDKYPTELSGGMVKRAALARALALEPDILFLDEPTAGLDPISAAAFDQLILTLRDALGLSVFLVTHDLDTLYTICDRVAVLAEKHVLVADRLDVVAAYDNAWIHDYFHGPRGRAAGQAARDISRRS
- a CDS encoding MlaD family protein; the protein is MEPRAHHVLIGLFTLIALAAALAFALWLNHSSSDEEMNDYVVIFNEAVTGLTPGSVVQYSGIKVGDVLSLSLDKDDPRKVRAHIRVTASTPIRRDTRARLSITSITGAALIQLHGGTPHSPKLKGEDGNPGEIVADPSPLTRLMSNGEDLVLNVTSLLNRANDLFSDANIEHITHSLENIEQTTASIAGQREELRTALQQMSSASREAAELMRNANALLSNQGRDAMDNAQRTLASLERSSSVVEQLLNDNRNAINGGMQGMSELGPTIAELRKTLNNLQSFTRRLEEDPAGYLLRNDSIKEFQP
- a CDS encoding ABC-type transport auxiliary lipoprotein family protein produces the protein MKPTRLLLTLALLGGCSILPESEPLDIYPLPAKELPAQSPTVNWALKVETPNSERMLDSTRILVVPKAAHINAYQGARWSEHAPELVRNRLLDAFRDDGRIQALSSDEQNLYADLALTSTLRRFNSRYEDGIVSTQIQLDAQLVNVRDQSIVASRRFKVSTPSATAQIGQVVAAFGTAADELSQQVIHWVVETGSGLALAQPPK
- a CDS encoding DUF2790 domain-containing protein — its product is MRIFALALSLLAFSSWVQANDSQADTYRYGNKLDIARVLSIKHPQDSQICQPGTAVMTYEDSKGQVRKLSYQTFSENCLIQN
- a CDS encoding HAMP domain-containing sensor histidine kinase, whose protein sequence is MKRQRQVRSLAFAAILIFALMLGYALYKLLNLQSEISADIGENMVWAISQSVYQSVQLERAAQVSPPTADSKSDLALHLDLLKSSLMILNQGPQLRYMQRSGVDARIRDVIFSLDHLPINYELVTRTLRQVGNTVMLAEREDAGRRREDHRRLVLQVILTVVGLLVAGSLLCWQMLRNLRMATQAKEALQLQHLQTQRLLEVLQQERSVRMRYRDFVSLMSHQLRTPLAVIDSTAQRLKRQLTDATLHEASVKERSQLIRNSVNHLNYLIGRVLEGLRLDEGVNGSDGERRLDLQPCNWLELVESSLERFGDLLHDREIRRHQDGKNTDFTVNCDKTWCIEIICNLVSNAHKYSPPGYPIEISLVRQGGHFKCAVRDYGPGVSEQEKSLIFERFYRSENNLSVAGIGLGLPIARTLAEWHGGSLEVMNAEGGGAVFTLTLPA
- a CDS encoding DNA-binding response regulator: MRACILCIEDEATLLRDLCEELESANYQVLAARSVDEALAHLEFTRPDLILSDVMLGGDAQRDGYFIHQYLRTQRPDLAETPFLFLTALGQRDALLEAKRQGVDDYLVKPVDYDMLLATIESRLAQVARFRSHAQRGQQDILSRLSGVFDQLPGAVLLCDQRGHLFYATPKAKHISAEENLWQVNAGGALCWPAFKASSAEKIAKALADLKTAGERKSLAMERHSGDAAVAASVVCLDDGYAKGDSTCLLAVFLSSTYSRTLPDVGTLREVFGLTPTEANVALLMAQGMRTEDVSHELGVSSTTVAFHLRNIFSKTCVTRQSELVALILSTGWAIPSLPAAVSELRTRSR
- a CDS encoding molybdopterin-dependent oxidoreductase, whose product is MCGPVSHAEVLLSVRSADQTLDITREQIESLPQQQLRTSTAWTDGVREFKGPLLRDVLSLLDKPVAETATARLIALNEYEVKVAIRDFLTWDVIVAYEQDGKALTRSTKGPLWVVYPRDQHEELQDSRVDHRWAWMLRTIVIEP